From Montipora foliosa isolate CH-2021 chromosome 6, ASM3666993v2, whole genome shotgun sequence, a single genomic window includes:
- the LOC138008035 gene encoding uncharacterized protein isoform X1: MIMKMCFFAPHKSEETPVRKVTPSKKIILLIFSLGTLFIVWLSLRMEFIREPVNYTFQGVKSPDSLPPRNQLQHLELYVRYNTKKANGRFSRLVEDWLFRSMLLFWPRNTRIVVVLDKDLEADREYGLKLKETNRFKQLDLRVCYMEPYPQDMIHHRGKIRMYFDMMHADLCTNATYVGLVDYDTVFTTAVTPSLIVENGRPVVIGRIGEPRVPCWIKTAEYVLSIKQVMQCMHYFPVTFITAHIREMREYVTKLHGKDFKEVVSEASRKLKVAPICYCHYSIMCNYMWYHHRNEYAWHLQYVKFTHPLNASVPNEYFFTEVKPYEKTPHPRSSQHIRHYMLNGKYMSKKDPSERFVNDTLVEGLCYSFGFRLCGDLCTGYNATRIHANLYNFESYDWLWDSRCMEKQMEHYRNVSLLFNKNFFYLGSHEEVCIAIRQLLL; encoded by the coding sequence CACCACACAAGTCTGAGGAAACACCAGTGAGAAAGGTTACGCCATCCAAAAAGATTATTCTGCTTATTTTTTCATTGGGGACACTCTTTATCGTGTGGCTTTCTTTGAGAATGGAATTCATCCGTGAGCCTGTCAATTATACATTTCAAGGAGTAAAATCCCCAGACTCGCTTCCGCCAAGAAACCAATTACAGCACTTAGAATTGTATGTCAGATACAACACCAAAAAAGCAAACGGGAGGTTTTCCAGACTGGTCGAAGACTGGCTTTTCAGAAGCATGTTATTATTTTGGCCCAGGAATACAAGGATTGTTGTGGTCTTAGATAAAGATCTTGAAGCTGACAGGGAATACGGCCTCAAGTTGAAAGAAACCAATCGGTTCAAACAGCTAGATTTGAGGGTTTGCTATATGGAACCATATCCTCAAGATATGATTCATCATCGGGGAAAGATTAGAATGTACTTTGACATGATGCACGCCGATTTGTGCACTAATGCAACTTATGTTGGTCTAGTTGATTACGACACAGTCTTTACCACAGCAGTTACACCAAGTCTGATAGTTGAAAATGGTAGACCTGTGGTTATAGGAAGAATAGGAGAACCTCGAGTTCCTTGCTGGATCAAAACAGCAGAGTACGTGCTTAGCATTAAACAGGTTATGCAGTGTATGCATTATTTTCCAGTCACATTCATAACAGCACATATCAGAGAAATGCGTGAATACGTGACCAAATTGCATGGTAAAGACTTCAAAGAGGTTGTCTCTGAAGCCAGCCGGAAATTAAAAGTGGCCCCCATCTGCTATTGTCATTATTCCATTATGTGCAACTACATGTGGTACCATCACAGAAATGAGTATGCTTGGCATCTGCAATACGTAAAATTTACTCACCCTTTAAACGCCTCGGTACCTAACGAGTATTTCTTCACTGAGGTTAAGCCCTACGAAAAGACTCCACATCCACGGTCGTCACAGCACATACGCCATTACATGCTCAATGGAAAATATATGAGTAAGAAAGATCCTTCCGAGCGATTCGTCAATGACACTCTCGTTGAAGGTTTATGTTACTCATTTGGGTTTAGACTCTGCGGTGATTTGTGTACAGGTTACAATGCAACGCGCATTCATGCCAATTTGTACAATTTCGAGAGCTACGATTGGTTGTGGGATAGTCGTTGCATGGAGAAACAAATGGAACATTACCGAAATGTTTCACTTCTTTTTAACAAGAATTTCTTCTACTTGGGATCGCACGAGGAAGTATGCATTGCAATCAGGCAGCTCCTTCTCTAG
- the LOC138008035 gene encoding uncharacterized protein isoform X2 encodes MEFIREPVNYTFQGVKSPDSLPPRNQLQHLELYVRYNTKKANGRFSRLVEDWLFRSMLLFWPRNTRIVVVLDKDLEADREYGLKLKETNRFKQLDLRVCYMEPYPQDMIHHRGKIRMYFDMMHADLCTNATYVGLVDYDTVFTTAVTPSLIVENGRPVVIGRIGEPRVPCWIKTAEYVLSIKQVMQCMHYFPVTFITAHIREMREYVTKLHGKDFKEVVSEASRKLKVAPICYCHYSIMCNYMWYHHRNEYAWHLQYVKFTHPLNASVPNEYFFTEVKPYEKTPHPRSSQHIRHYMLNGKYMSKKDPSERFVNDTLVEGLCYSFGFRLCGDLCTGYNATRIHANLYNFESYDWLWDSRCMEKQMEHYRNVSLLFNKNFFYLGSHEEVCIAIRQLLL; translated from the coding sequence ATGGAATTCATCCGTGAGCCTGTCAATTATACATTTCAAGGAGTAAAATCCCCAGACTCGCTTCCGCCAAGAAACCAATTACAGCACTTAGAATTGTATGTCAGATACAACACCAAAAAAGCAAACGGGAGGTTTTCCAGACTGGTCGAAGACTGGCTTTTCAGAAGCATGTTATTATTTTGGCCCAGGAATACAAGGATTGTTGTGGTCTTAGATAAAGATCTTGAAGCTGACAGGGAATACGGCCTCAAGTTGAAAGAAACCAATCGGTTCAAACAGCTAGATTTGAGGGTTTGCTATATGGAACCATATCCTCAAGATATGATTCATCATCGGGGAAAGATTAGAATGTACTTTGACATGATGCACGCCGATTTGTGCACTAATGCAACTTATGTTGGTCTAGTTGATTACGACACAGTCTTTACCACAGCAGTTACACCAAGTCTGATAGTTGAAAATGGTAGACCTGTGGTTATAGGAAGAATAGGAGAACCTCGAGTTCCTTGCTGGATCAAAACAGCAGAGTACGTGCTTAGCATTAAACAGGTTATGCAGTGTATGCATTATTTTCCAGTCACATTCATAACAGCACATATCAGAGAAATGCGTGAATACGTGACCAAATTGCATGGTAAAGACTTCAAAGAGGTTGTCTCTGAAGCCAGCCGGAAATTAAAAGTGGCCCCCATCTGCTATTGTCATTATTCCATTATGTGCAACTACATGTGGTACCATCACAGAAATGAGTATGCTTGGCATCTGCAATACGTAAAATTTACTCACCCTTTAAACGCCTCGGTACCTAACGAGTATTTCTTCACTGAGGTTAAGCCCTACGAAAAGACTCCACATCCACGGTCGTCACAGCACATACGCCATTACATGCTCAATGGAAAATATATGAGTAAGAAAGATCCTTCCGAGCGATTCGTCAATGACACTCTCGTTGAAGGTTTATGTTACTCATTTGGGTTTAGACTCTGCGGTGATTTGTGTACAGGTTACAATGCAACGCGCATTCATGCCAATTTGTACAATTTCGAGAGCTACGATTGGTTGTGGGATAGTCGTTGCATGGAGAAACAAATGGAACATTACCGAAATGTTTCACTTCTTTTTAACAAGAATTTCTTCTACTTGGGATCGCACGAGGAAGTATGCATTGCAATCAGGCAGCTCCTTCTCTAG